A single window of Oreochromis aureus strain Israel breed Guangdong linkage group 7, ZZ_aureus, whole genome shotgun sequence DNA harbors:
- the LOC120441066 gene encoding uncharacterized protein LOC120441066 has protein sequence MNKLTAEKLQLLDEAYQHVVRLDQMDLNVNSVNTSVHLDFLIEKMKEKGDKEKIQKLEEIESQVDEETRAALQHRINLISPPYEDISSDSFLICSGPPAVYQLRPKKRNINKINKTILLVGKQEGKSTLINTLINYTMGVKWEDEVWFQIVEEEKKSQSQSQTSDVIVYEIFGFEDQTLPYSLTIIDTPGFGDTKGDEHDNIVSERLLDLFRSEDGVHELNSVGLVMKATDNRLSKWQRYIFDSVISLFGKNLKKNIVALITHSDGMPPENALEALEAAKIECARNEKNEPVHFLFDNQQSKERRESYQGSLIKSWNLTKKQMGIS, from the exons ATGAACAAACTGACAGCAGAAAAGTTACAGCTACTGGATGAAGCTTATCAACATGTGGTCAGACTGGATCAGATGGACCTGAATGTTAATTCAGTAAACACTTCTGTACACTTGGACTTTTTGATcgagaagatgaaggagaaagGAGACAAAGAAAAGATCCAGAAACTGGAAGAGATTGAAAGCCAAGTTGATGAAGAAACCAGAGCAGCTCTGCAACACAG GATCAATCTCATCTCACCACCATATGAGGATATTTCATCCGACAGCTTTCTGATCTGTTCAGGACCTCCTGCCGTCTACCAGCTGAGGCCAAAAAAGAGAA ATATTAACAAGATAAATAAAACCATCCTACTTGtggggaaacaggaggggaaaTCCACTCTGATCAACACTCTGATCAACTACACCATGGGAGTGAAGTGGGAGGATGAAGTCTGGTTTCAGATCgtagaggaagagaagaaaagtCAGTCACAAAGTCAGACATCAGATGTGATCGTGtacgagatctttggttttgaagATCAAACTCTGCCCTACTCTCTGACCATCATTGATACTCCTGGATTTGGAGACACCAAAGGTGATGAACATGATAACATCGTTAGTGAAAGATTATTGGACTTGTTTCGGTCAGAGGATGGAGTTCATGAACTTAATTCAGTGGGTCTGGTGATGAAGGCGACAGATAATCGACTGAGTAAGTGGCAGAGATACATCTTTGATTCTGTGATTTCTCTGTTTGGAAAAAACTTGAAGAAAAATATTGTagctctgatcacacactcagATGGAATGCCACCTGAAAATGCTCTTGAAGCACTTGAAGCAGCAAAGATTGAATGTGCCAGAAATGAGAAGAATGAGCctgttcacttcctgtttgataaCCAACAGAGCAAAGAGAGAAGAGAATCATATCAGGGCTCTTTAATAAAGTCATGGAActtaacaaagaaacaaatgggGATTTCTTAA
- the LOC116311842 gene encoding uncharacterized protein LOC116311842 — translation MATQKNNISSKYKDITSRVVISSRSLAVYLLRTKKEKTGSLTRMTVGEKNPNKTNKTILLVGETGAGKSTLINALINYTMGVKWEDKVWFQIGEEKRTQTESQTSDVIVYEIFGFENETLPYSLTIIDTPGFGNIMGNKKDDVSNQKLLDLFRLEGGVNEVHAVGLVTKASDNRLNDRLFYVFDSMMSLFGKDLEKNIVALITHSDGMPPKNALTALEHQKIKCAKNEKNQSLYFLFNNQQNKERTDENEFGLETAWRVTERGVRQFTAFLEESEAQKLETTSEDLNERIRLTACIHNLQERIKFIEVKQREIKNTQEALKKPEERKMIEEFTPRVAEVFKHKEPVRGGMCGLEAAVCCTVCKENCHYPGCTLGWKPENCKVMKDGHCTVCTKKCPALDHEEKTRGM, via the coding sequence GAAGAATAACATCTCATCCAAATACAAAGACATCACCTCCAGAGTTGTGATTTCATCAAGATCTCTTGCTGTCTACCTactgagaacaaaaaaagagaagactGGATCTTTGACAAGAATGACTGTtggagaaaaaaatccaaacaagacAAATAAAACCATCTTACTTGTGGGAGAAACAGGAGCAGGAAAATCTACTCTGATCAACGCTCTGATCAACTACACCATGGGAGTAAAGTGGGAGGATAAAGTCTGGTTTCAGATcggagaggagaagagaactCAGACAGAAAGCCAGACATCAGATGTGATCGTGtacgagatctttggttttgaaaATGAAACTCTGCCCTACTCTCTGACCATCATCGATACTCCTGGATTTGGAAATATTATGGGGAACAAAAAGGATGATGTTAGCAATCAAAAGTTACTTGACTTGTTTCGGTTAGAGGGTGGAGTTAATGAAGTTCATGCAGTGGGTCTGGTGACAAAAGCAAGTGATAATCGATTAAATGACCGactgttttatgtgtttgattcaATGATGTCTTTGTTTGGAAAAGACCTGGAGAAAAACATTGTagctctgatcacacactcagATGGAATGCCACCTAAAAATGCTCTAACAGCTCTCGAACATCAGAAGATAAAATGTGCTAAAAATGAGAAGAACCAatcactttattttctttttaataaccaACAGAACAAAGAGAGAACAGATGAAAATGAGTTTGGTTTGGAGACGGCATGGAGAGTAACAGAGAGAGGAGTACGTCAATTCACAGCCTTTCTAGAAGAAAGTGAAGCTCAAAAGCTGGAGACAACATCTGAAGATCTGAATGAACGCATCAGACTAACAGCCTGCATCCACAACCTGCAAGAGAGAATCAAGTTTATTGAggtaaaacagagagaaatcaAAAATACTCAAGAAGCTCTGAAGAAACCCGAAGAGAGGAAGATGATAGAAGAGTTCACTCCTCGTGTTGCTGAGGTCTTCAAACATAAAGAACCAGTCAGAGGGGGGATGTGTGGGCTGGAAGCAGCTGTCTGCTGTACAGTCTGTAAGGAGAACTGTCACTATCCTGGATGCACACTAGGGTGGAAACCTGAAAACTGCAAGGTCATGAAAGATGGACACTGCACTGTTTGTACCAAAAAGTGTCCTGCATTAGATCACGAAGAGAAAACTCGAGGTATGTGA